From the bacterium genome, the window CGCAACCGTTGGGGCCTGCTTTACACCGCTTTCTTCGCGGCGGTCACGATCGGCCTTTTCCAGCTACAGGCGCAATCGGCCAAGGTCGCGGTCAGTCTGATGAGTATCTGTCTCTTTCTCATACCGCTTGTTAGCGCGTTGTTTGGAACTGTCTATTTCTACAATTCACGCGAGTTCGTCGAGCTCGTCCTGACCCAGCCGGTGTCAAGAAAGACCGTTTATCTCGGTCTCTATCTGGGGCTCTCCCTCGCGTTGATCGCAGGTTTCACGCTGGGCGTCGGTATTCCGGCGGCGATTTTCGGTGACGCCTCTGTCTACCAACTCACGTCACTGGCGGTCTTGCTTGGTGTTGGGGCATTCCTCACTCTCATTTTCGTCGCCATTTCGTTCTGCCTGGCGACGATCTTCGATGACCGGGGGAAGGGTTTGGCCGCGGTGTTAGGTGTCTGGCTGTTGACAGCGCTGGTGTACGATGGTCTCGTGCTCTTGGCGGCTATGACCTTCAGCGAATACCCGTTGGAGACACCGCTGGTGATCGCGTCGCTGGCTAATCCAATAGACCTGGCGCGTGTCACGCTTCTGGTCAAGACCGACTGGGCCGCTCTAATGGGGTATACAGGAGCGGTATTCAATCGCTTTTTCGGCACCGGTCTCGGTGTCAGCATAGCGATTTTCTCGTTACTGATCTGGACGATCGGTCCGTTTTGGATCGGTCTACGACGATTCCGAATCAAAGACATGTAGTTCCGCCAGATAGAAGCGGTACGACAGACAAATTCTCTAACACTGACAAAGGGTGAGTGAAATGGCGGCAGATAGCATGAATGCGTTCAAGATGTTTCTGCAGGCACCGAGTATTCTGGTTGGTAGGCTGTATCTCATAACGTGCGGTCTTTTCATGCTGATCGCGGCAACGGCGGCGGTGGTCATTCAGTTTGATATGTTAACGCCCGTTCTTCAGGTCACTGGTGCTTTGTGGTTTGGCAAGCTCCTTACCGGTCACGGCATGCTAATGGTCTTCCTGGTGGTTCTGCCTATTTTCCCCGGCGTATTCGGCCAGCTGGTCCTTCCATCGGCCGTCGGGGAAAGACAATTTGTACAAAGTAGACTCGGGCTGGCCGGTTGGCTGTGCCATCTGATCGGGGGAATTCTTGTTGTCGGAGCTCTGCTGCTCGGCGGTTACGATAGCGGATGGCAGATGATGATGCCCGTGGCAGGGCAGACTCAGCCATTTGTTCTCCTGATAGTTGGCTTGCTCCTGGCCGCGCTGGGAACTCTGCTTCCTTCGATAGAAATCGTGCGAATGGTTACGTCGCGCAGAGTGCGCTCGCATTCATTGGCGAAACTCCCCATCTTTGCCTGGTTTCTCTTGCTTGGTGCAATAGTACAGGTGGTGGTAACGCCCGTTCGACTGGTAACACTACTTGCTGTTCTCGGGAGCCATTTGTGGGGTTGGACCCACTTCTCGCTGACTGATCCAGAGGGTATTTCCCGGTATCAGCAGTTTTTTTGGTTGTATGCGGGACCTGCAACACTCAGCCTTCTCCTATTCGTTGTTGGCTTGGGGTTTGAAGTGCTTATCGCTCGTTCCAAAGTTGCTTTGCATGCTCATACCGCTTTGATAGTCGCTGGATTCGGTCTGTTGATACTGTCCATTGCTTCATTTCCACAGCACTTGATAGCGTCTGGCGAAAGTGAACTTGCTACCGTACTTGGCAGCCTATTCGGGCTGTTGATGACAGGTTGTGCAGGGTTCATTTTGCTTCACCTGCTTCGTCAGCTTGTTCGAATCCAAAGGCCTTACACCGGTGTCGACTTGTTCGTATTCAGCACGCTTTTTTGTGGGTTTCTAAGTGGTCTTGAAGGGGCCGCCCTGGCCATTCCAGCAATCGCGATACACCTGCACAATACCTATTTCACAGTAGCTCACTTGCACGTGGCACTGGTTGGGGTGATCGGTGGAGCTGTATTCGGTGGGCTTTTTCACTTCTGGCCGCATTGGTGGCATTGCAAACTTCCAGCAAAGTCTGTTCGTATCAGCGCTTACACTATGCTTGTGGGAATCTGTCTGACCTTCCTGCCCATGGTCGCGCTCGGCACTTTGGGACTGCCACGTTCTCTGTACGAGTATCCGGATAATTACAAAGTGTTGCATGCAATTTCGTCTGTCGGGTCGTTTCTCTTGGTCGCTTCGCTATTGCATGCCATCGCGATACTGGCGCTCAGTGCACGTCGCAGAATTCCTGCAATTGAAGGTCCTCAGCCGATTGGCGGCGAATTCACATACAGCCATATGAACTTTCAGATCGAAGAGAGGTGATGTGTAATGGTTCCGGGCAAAATTCATCATCCAATAATACAGGTGTTGCTGGAAGAACATGTAGTTATACAGCAGGCGTTGACAGTGCTAAGCGTTTTGACCGGCAGGGTGAAGCGTCACCGGACGGTTGCCCTCACTGATCTTTCACTCCTGATCCGCTTCTTTCAGAAATATGCCGACAAGATCCACCATCGGACTGAAGAGGATCAGTTGTTTGTGGCGGTAGAAAGAAATCGGATCTTACGGAGGATGAATCAGAGAT encodes:
- a CDS encoding cbb3-type cytochrome c oxidase subunit I; this translates as MLIAATAAVVIQFDMLTPVLQVTGALWFGKLLTGHGMLMVFLVVLPIFPGVFGQLVLPSAVGERQFVQSRLGLAGWLCHLIGGILVVGALLLGGYDSGWQMMMPVAGQTQPFVLLIVGLLLAALGTLLPSIEIVRMVTSRRVRSHSLAKLPIFAWFLLLGAIVQVVVTPVRLVTLLAVLGSHLWGWTHFSLTDPEGISRYQQFFWLYAGPATLSLLLFVVGLGFEVLIARSKVALHAHTALIVAGFGLLILSIASFPQHLIASGESELATVLGSLFGLLMTGCAGFILLHLLRQLVRIQRPYTGVDLFVFSTLFCGFLSGLEGAALAIPAIAIHLHNTYFTVAHLHVALVGVIGGAVFGGLFHFWPHWWHCKLPAKSVRISAYTMLVGICLTFLPMVALGTLGLPRSLYEYPDNYKVLHAISSVGSFLLVASLLHAIAILALSARRRIPAIEGPQPIGGEFTYSHMNFQIEER
- a CDS encoding ABC transporter permease subunit; its protein translation is MKLILHVAWFAVRDVTRNRWGLLYTAFFAAVTIGLFQLQAQSAKVAVSLMSICLFLIPLVSALFGTVYFYNSREFVELVLTQPVSRKTVYLGLYLGLSLALIAGFTLGVGIPAAIFGDASVYQLTSLAVLLGVGAFLTLIFVAISFCLATIFDDRGKGLAAVLGVWLLTALVYDGLVLLAAMTFSEYPLETPLVIASLANPIDLARVTLLVKTDWAALMGYTGAVFNRFFGTGLGVSIAIFSLLIWTIGPFWIGLRRFRIKDM